A part of Oncorhynchus gorbuscha isolate QuinsamMale2020 ecotype Even-year linkage group LG09, OgorEven_v1.0, whole genome shotgun sequence genomic DNA contains:
- the LOC124043689 gene encoding uncharacterized protein LOC124043689 isoform X2: MATRAAYFSPSEAQILMEAYEEVKDIIKKKGNTATVIKQREKAWQSIADRLNALNMNGPKRTWQQVKIKYKNILQNAVKKNTHRQGTGGGSPKADLTPAEDMALELNKGRPVLEGIPGGKETSIGSSQDATRFIQVSGSTVFLLEPPAQAPDDADPGEGPSAAATAHDGDDDDEEETISLDSRRHEDPDAIQWENQPGNISSQAIRKLYGNHLRRQIELADIDIQYKKKKMENLALESEIKKRTIRKLDLEIKKLERELQEDDTAQNKN, from the exons ATGGCAACTAGAGCCGCGTACTTTTCCCCGTCGGAAGCACAAATCCTCATGGAGGCATACGAGGAGGTAAAAGATATAATTAAGAAGAAAGGCAACACCGCCACAGTGATAAAGCAAAGAGAAAAAGCGTGGCAAAGTATTGCAGACCGCCTGAATGC attaaacATGAACGGGCCAAAACGGACATGGCAGCaggtcaaaatcaaatacaagaaCATTCTGCAGAATG CAGTGAAAAAGAATACCCACAGACAAGGCACGGGTGGTGGGTCACCAAAGGCTGACCTTACCCCAGCAGAGGACATGGCCTTGGAGCTAAATAAAGGCAGGCCCGTCTTAGAGGGGATCCCTGGGGGGAAAGAGACGAGCATAGGTTCCTCCCAAGATGCCACCCGCTTCATTCAAG TGTCTGGCAGCACTGTGTTCCTGTTAGAGCCACCAGCACAAGCACCAGACGATGCTGATCCA GGTGAAGGCCCCagtgcagcagcaacagcacatgatggagacgatgatgatgaggaggagaccATCTCTCTGGATTCCAGAAGGCATGAG GACCCAGATGCTATACAGTGGGAAAACCAGCCTGGCAACATA AGCTCACAAGCTATCAGAAAGTTGTATGGCAACCACCTCCGGCGCCAAATAGAACTGGCAGACATAGACATTCAGTACAAGAAGAAAAAGATGGAAAATCTTGCACTGGAGTCCGAAATAAAAAAGAGGACAATTAGGAAACTGGACCTTGAAATAAAAAAActtgagagggag CTCCAAGAAGATGACACAGCTCAAAATAAAAATTAG
- the LOC124043689 gene encoding uncharacterized protein LOC124043689 isoform X1, translating to MATRAAYFSPSEAQILMEAYEEVKDIIKKKGNTATVIKQREKAWQSIADRLNALNMNGPKRTWQQVKIKYKNILQNAVKKNTHRQGTGGGSPKADLTPAEDMALELNKGRPVLEGIPGGKETSIGSSQDATRFIQVSGSTVFLLEPPAQAPDDADPGEGPSAAATAHDGDDDDEEETISLDSRRHEDPDAIQWENQPGNISSQAIRKLYGNHLRRQIELADIDIQYKKKKMENLALESEIKKRTIRKLDLEIKKLEREVRYAFNVHCMLTVTQMY from the exons ATGGCAACTAGAGCCGCGTACTTTTCCCCGTCGGAAGCACAAATCCTCATGGAGGCATACGAGGAGGTAAAAGATATAATTAAGAAGAAAGGCAACACCGCCACAGTGATAAAGCAAAGAGAAAAAGCGTGGCAAAGTATTGCAGACCGCCTGAATGC attaaacATGAACGGGCCAAAACGGACATGGCAGCaggtcaaaatcaaatacaagaaCATTCTGCAGAATG CAGTGAAAAAGAATACCCACAGACAAGGCACGGGTGGTGGGTCACCAAAGGCTGACCTTACCCCAGCAGAGGACATGGCCTTGGAGCTAAATAAAGGCAGGCCCGTCTTAGAGGGGATCCCTGGGGGGAAAGAGACGAGCATAGGTTCCTCCCAAGATGCCACCCGCTTCATTCAAG TGTCTGGCAGCACTGTGTTCCTGTTAGAGCCACCAGCACAAGCACCAGACGATGCTGATCCA GGTGAAGGCCCCagtgcagcagcaacagcacatgatggagacgatgatgatgaggaggagaccATCTCTCTGGATTCCAGAAGGCATGAG GACCCAGATGCTATACAGTGGGAAAACCAGCCTGGCAACATA AGCTCACAAGCTATCAGAAAGTTGTATGGCAACCACCTCCGGCGCCAAATAGAACTGGCAGACATAGACATTCAGTACAAGAAGAAAAAGATGGAAAATCTTGCACTGGAGTCCGAAATAAAAAAGAGGACAATTAGGAAACTGGACCTTGAAATAAAAAAActtgagagggaggtgagataTGCCTTCAATGTACACTGTATGCTAACTGTAACACAAATGTATTAA
- the LOC124043690 gene encoding putative nuclease HARBI1, whose amino-acid sequence MSSSPSLATEDSVTSKRSSIGLQMVCNADCVISNVVAKWPGSVHDSRIFRASEIYQCLSQGEFSGVLLGDRGYGCQPFLLTPFTDPQEAQQAYNHAHARTRARVEMTFGLLKARFHCLHKLRVSPVRACDITVACAVLHNVACLRKERAPRVPPAMDWDNPAIFPDDDSGRLLRDQYVLNYFS is encoded by the exons ATGTCTTCATCTCCTTCCCTGGCCACAGAAGACTCTGTGACATCAAAGAGGAGTTCTATAGGATTGCAG ATGGTCTGCAATGCTGACTGTGTGATcagcaatgttgtggcaaaatggcctggCTCAGTCCATGACTCCAGAATCTTTCGGGCCTCTGAAATCTATCAGTGCCTATCACAAG GTGAATTCTCTGGTGTGTTGCTGGGAGACAGGGGGTATGGCTGCCAGCCTTTTCTCCTGACACCTTTCACAGACCCCCAGGAAGCACAGCAGGCCTACAACCATGCCCATGCCAGGACCAGGGCCAGAGTTGAAATGACCTTTGGCCTCCTGAAGGCACGCTTTCACTGCCTTCACAAATTAAGGGTCAGCCCTGTTAGGGCATGTGATATTACTGTGGCTTGTGCTGTCCTCCACAATGTGGCCtgcctgaggaaggagagggcccCCAGAGTGCCACCAGCCATGGACTGGGACAATCCGGCAATCTTCCCTGATGACGACAGTGGTCGGCTGCTGAGGGACCAATATGTGTTGAATTATTTTAGTTAG